The Cucurbita pepo subsp. pepo cultivar mu-cu-16 chromosome LG18, ASM280686v2, whole genome shotgun sequence nucleotide sequence TTGACGTCGAGGCTACTCAGCTTAACCATGGCTTTCTTGAACTCATAGTTAAATCTGAGGCCGAGCAAGCCCCTTAAGTTGCCCGCATACCTCTGCACAATGTCTTTGGTTGAAGCGTGTTGCCACAGCCTCTGGTCCGACTCCAAAACACCATTTCCATTGACCAAGTTCTTGAAGAAGCTGTTGTCGAATCTCAACTGGCTGTCCTTGTCCATTGCCACGCCTCTGAACGGATCTCCATCCAATGGGCACAGCGTTCTGAGTTGGGTCAAGAAGGATGGGTTTATGGTTGGGTCTGCATTCCCTGTGCTTGTGAAGTTCTGTAGCCGGTAACTGAATAGTTGGCAGTCTGTTCGTCCGATCGTGTGCGCACCTGTCATCCACCCATCATCACTATAAACTACCGCTCATTTTTGGGATATTATAAAGAAGGTGAGAGAAGGTGTAACACTTCAAGCTCGGagctagtcgatattgtctttttttaactTCTCCTTTCAAATTATCAccgagaggtttctacactcttacaaagaatattttgtttgactCTCCAATCAATGCGGAATTTCACAACCCACTCTTTTTCacggcctagcgtccttgctgacactcattcctctctccaatcgattgcgagatctcacaattcacacttcttcgagacccagcgtcctctctgccactcatttctctctccatacctttataagaatgttttattcctctctcaaaccgaggtgggatctcaaagtccaccctcctttgagacccaacgtcctcattggcactcattactctctccaatcaattgtgagatctcacatcgatttgagagaggaatgagtgcaAGTGAAAACCCTAGACAtgaaagggagtggattttgagatcccacatcaattggagagagaaacgagtatCAGCAAAGATGCTGACCCTCAAAGAATAGATTGTGaaatggagagagaaaagagtgTCAATAAGGACACTGGTCCTCGAGGGTAGATTGTAaaatcccacctcggttgcagaggggaacaaaacactGTTTACAAAATTGTGTAAACCTCCCTcaagcaaacgtgttttaaaaacatttagtGAAaatctgaaagggaaagttgacaatatcggctaacggTGACCTTGGTCTGTTACAAACCGATACGAACCAACTAGGGTTACAAGATCTTCTTCAGTAAGCCCTTTCTCAGCGAACTTTTGTATGTGGACATCAATGGGCTCAAATGGAGAAGGAAGATCTTCAGCTTGGAAACTCA carries:
- the LOC111780581 gene encoding peroxidase 25 isoform X2 gives rise to the protein MKNLQNVQISLMSDIFADEVEGCDGSVLIMDERAEINAGPNMGLRGFEVVDDAKAQLENLCPGVVSCADILALATRDAVDLSDGPSWSVPTGRRDGRVSMSFQAEDLPSPFEPIDVHIQKFAEKGLTEEDLVTLVGAHTIGRTDCQLFSYRLQNFTSTGNADPTINPSFLTQLRTLCPLDGDPFRGVAMDKDSQLRFDNSFFKNLVNGNGVLESDQRLWQHASTKDIVQRYAGNLRGLLGLRFNYEFKKAMVKLSSLDVKTGTQGEIRKLCSQFNNQ